The following coding sequences lie in one Amphiura filiformis unplaced genomic scaffold, Afil_fr2py scaffold_95, whole genome shotgun sequence genomic window:
- the LOC140144900 gene encoding adhesion G-protein coupled receptor D1-like, with the protein MEANNQRAIWKICWLTGQFIWAFIAPVIAILTINLVILVIIVCKTLGVAEADKQDGIHSIRIGLRSTVLLLPMVGVTWLIGLLGNTNINVAYVFDLLSALQGMYLVFVTCYVNSEVRNALKSEWSRRNGRVEHINLRRINVRPADDPIDTTDD; encoded by the exons ATGGAAGCAAACAACCAACGTGCTATATGGAAGAT ATGCTGGTTGACAGGACAGTTTATTTGGGCCTTCATCGCCCCAGTAATCGCCATTCTGACG atCAACTTAGTAATCCTAGTGATCATCGTGTGTAAAACCTTGGGAGTAGCTGAGGCTGATAAACAGGACGGAATTCATTCCATCAG AATTGGACTGCGAAGTACAGTCTTGTTACTGCCAATGGTTGGAGTAACTTGGCTGATTGGGCTCCTTGGCAACACCAACATAAACGTCGCGTACGTTTTTGATTTACTGAGTGCATTGCAG GGGATGTATCTGGTTTTCGTCACCTGCTATGTTAACTCAGAG GTTCGTAATGCATTGAAGAGCGAATGGAGTAGAAGAAATGGACGGGTCGAACATATAAAT CTTCGAAGGATAAATGTCCGACCAGCGGATGACCCTATAGATACGACGGATGACTAA